A region from the Neomonachus schauinslandi chromosome 2, ASM220157v2, whole genome shotgun sequence genome encodes:
- the CCKAR gene encoding cholecystokinin receptor type A produces MDVVDSLLVNGSYITPPCELGIENETLFCLDQPHPSKEWQPAVQILLYSVIFLLSVLGNTLVITVLIRNKRMRTVTNIFLLSLAVSDLMLCLFCMPFNLIPNLLKDFIFGSAVCKTTTYFMGTSVSVSTFNLVAISLERYGAICKPLQSRVWQTKSHALKVIAMTWCLSFTIMTPYPIYSSLVPFTKNNNQTANMCRFLLPNDVMQQSWHTFLLLILFLIPGIVMMVAYGLISLELYQGIKFDAIQKKSARDRKPSTGSSSRYEDSDGCYLQKAKPRRKLELQQLSTPSSGGVNRIRSSSSAANLMAKKRVIRMLMVIVVLFFLCWMPIFSANAWRAYDTASAERRLSGTPISFILLLSYTSSCVNPIIYCFMNKRFRLGFMATFPCCPNPGPPGARGEVGEEEEGRTTGASLSRYSYSHMSASAPPP; encoded by the exons ATGGATGTGGTCGACAGCCTTCTCGTGAATGGAAGCTACATCACCCCTCCCTGTGAGCTGGGAATCGAAAATGAGACGCTTTTCTGCTTGGATCAGCCCCATCCTTCCAAAG AGTGGCAGCCGGCCGTGCAGATTCTCCTGTACTCCGTGATTTTCCTGCTCAGTGTGCTGGGGAATACGCTGGTCATCACCGTGCTGATTCGGAATAAGAGGATGAGAACTGTCACCAACATCTTCCTGCTCTCGCTGGCGGTCAGCGACCTCATGCTCTGCCTCTTCTGCATGCCGTTCAACCTCATCCCCAACCTGCTCAAGGATTTCATCTTCGGGAGTGCTGTTTGCAAGACCACCACCTACTTCATGG GCACGTCTGTGAGTGTATCCACCTTTAATCTGGTAGCCATATCTCTGGAAAGATACGGTGCAATTTGCAAACCCTTACAGTCCCGGGTCTGGCAGACCAAATCCCATGCTTTGAAGGTGATTGCCATGACCTGGTGCCTCTCCTTCACTATTATGACTCCGTACCCAATTTATAGCAGCCTGGTGCCTTTTACCAAAAATAACAACCAGACGGCGAATATGTGCCGCTTTCTACTGCCAAATGATGTCATGCAGCAGTCCTG gcaCACGTTCCTGTTACTCATCCTCTTTCTTATTCCCGGAATCGTGATGATGGTGGCGTACGGATTGATCTCTTTGGAACTTTACCAAGGAATAAAGTTTGATGCTATCCAGAAGAAGTCTGCTAGGG ACAGGAAACCGAGCACCGGCAGCAGCAGCAGGTATGAGGACAGCGATGGGTGTTACCTGCAGAAGGCCAAGCCCCGCAGGAAGCTGGAGCTTCAGCAGCTGTCCACCCCCAGCAGCGGCGGGGTCAACCGCATCAGGAGTAGCAGCTCCGCGGCCAACCTCATGGCCAAGAAGCGGGTGATCCGCATGCTCATGGTCATCGTGGTCCTCTTCTTCCTGTGCTGGATGCCCATCTTCAGCGCCAACGCCTGGCGGGCCTATGACACGGCGTCGGCCGAGCGCCGCCTCTCGGGGACCCCCATTTCCTTCATCCTCCTGCTGTCCTACACCTCCTCCTGTGTCAACCCCATCATCTACTGCTTCATGAACAAACGGTTCCGCCTTGGCTTCATGGCCACCTTCCCCTGCTGCCCCAACCCCGGTCCCCCAGGAGcgaggggagaggtgggagaggaggaggaaggcaggaccACGGGGGCCTCTCTGTCCAGGTATTCCTACAGCCACATGAGCGCCTCGGCGCCGCCCCCCTGA